In Methanosarcina barkeri MS, a single window of DNA contains:
- a CDS encoding IS701 family transposase — MDINPPKCTDIDYINFLIAASNVFSCTEAARCYPDIANAPSHDAFTRCLQRQPPDTEALWEEVKSYVKLKGGYLIVDDSTLDKPYAEEIAFVRRMWSGKHHRTVKGIGLVTLVWTDGTTVIPIDFRIYNIDVDDKTKNDHFRDMLDKAEERGFNPKFVLFDTWYASVKNLKAIRQKEWHFLTRLKNNRLVNPDNKGNVPLETVDIPPKGRVVHLKAYGFVKVFRIVSKNGDTQHWVTDVQEMDEAKREDLAKKSWKIEEYHRGIKQFCGVEKCQARKEESQRAHIMFSLRAFLRLELQRIKSGISWFESAMKIRRVAVTEYLRNPQYTLN, encoded by the coding sequence ATGGACATAAATCCACCTAAGTGTACCGACATTGACTACATTAATTTTCTCATTGCGGCTTCTAACGTTTTTAGCTGTACTGAAGCTGCTAGATGTTATCCAGACATAGCTAATGCTCCTTCTCATGATGCTTTTACTCGTTGCCTTCAAAGGCAACCTCCAGACACGGAAGCACTATGGGAGGAAGTAAAAAGTTATGTCAAGCTTAAGGGAGGATACCTAATTGTTGATGATTCAACATTAGATAAACCATACGCAGAAGAAATTGCTTTTGTTCGTCGTATGTGGAGTGGAAAACATCATCGTACTGTAAAGGGAATAGGCCTGGTTACCTTAGTTTGGACTGACGGTACAACCGTTATACCTATCGATTTTCGAATTTATAACATCGATGTAGACGACAAAACAAAGAATGACCATTTCCGTGATATGCTTGACAAGGCCGAAGAACGTGGTTTTAATCCCAAATTCGTTTTATTTGATACATGGTATGCAAGTGTGAAAAACCTTAAAGCCATTAGACAGAAAGAGTGGCATTTCCTTACAAGATTGAAAAATAATCGTTTGGTAAATCCTGACAACAAGGGAAATGTGCCACTTGAAACAGTAGATATTCCTCCAAAAGGACGTGTGGTTCACCTCAAAGCATATGGATTTGTAAAGGTGTTTAGGATAGTTTCAAAAAATGGAGACACGCAACACTGGGTTACAGATGTGCAAGAGATGGATGAAGCAAAACGTGAAGATTTGGCAAAGAAGTCATGGAAAATTGAGGAATATCATAGGGGAATAAAACAGTTCTGTGGTGTCGAAAAATGTCAGGCAAGAAAGGAAGAATCACAAAGAGCACATATAATGTTCTCATTAAGAGCTTTTCTTAGACTGGAATTACAAAGAATCAAAAGTGGAATATCCTGGTTTGAAAGTGCTATGAAAATTAGAAGAGTGGCAGTGACAGAATACTTAAGGAATCCCCAATACACGTTAAATTAA
- a CDS encoding FmdE family protein has translation MIKSGITNLRRISPKFIYLVFLTALVLSLGSVPGMAAEGCHCNSNLMGQVFAAAETDLGAVGPQNTLIITDIGSPAESYVFLDDFYSEFNNRNLLYTKNLLTVENSRNSPLWFAFFNKCSGKCTYIEVSYGNESNISYKVTENINFDKLSKTNESRDAWSEKVNNSVFNGHEFAVLTIANAWATGKLDYELMQCLELHNHFCPGVSSGYVLANWMEENYPLKEGVSYTVFSCPNWCKDDVFVKRWDVTPGTGGIWVSALTDDETEALGGSPAGIFVVKDKNAGTMKAVVLGFDFDVVNANCGAKDTDPGWVSKYLADLWLMDKENWDTEGLVSVISVMDIDADTLSEMKLADNNPYVVLGLLNSTESTQPSEN, from the coding sequence ATGATAAAATCAGGTATAACAAATCTAAGGAGAATAAGCCCAAAATTCATTTATCTTGTTTTCCTGACAGCCCTTGTTTTGTCCCTTGGATCTGTTCCAGGAATGGCAGCTGAAGGTTGTCACTGTAACTCGAATTTAATGGGTCAGGTCTTTGCTGCAGCCGAAACAGATCTCGGAGCTGTTGGACCACAAAACACACTTATTATTACGGATATAGGCTCTCCTGCAGAGTCTTATGTTTTCCTGGATGATTTCTACTCAGAGTTTAATAACAGGAATCTTCTGTACACAAAAAATCTCCTCACTGTCGAGAACTCAAGAAATAGTCCCCTATGGTTTGCATTTTTCAATAAATGCAGCGGGAAATGTACTTATATCGAGGTCTCTTACGGAAACGAAAGTAATATTAGTTACAAGGTAACTGAAAACATAAACTTTGATAAGCTTTCGAAAACCAATGAATCGAGAGATGCATGGAGTGAAAAGGTAAACAATTCGGTATTTAACGGACACGAGTTTGCTGTTCTTACAATAGCTAATGCTTGGGCTACCGGAAAGCTCGACTATGAGCTTATGCAGTGCCTAGAACTGCACAATCATTTCTGTCCAGGAGTTTCCAGCGGTTACGTGCTTGCAAACTGGATGGAAGAAAACTATCCGCTTAAAGAAGGCGTGAGTTACACGGTTTTCTCCTGCCCTAACTGGTGCAAAGACGATGTTTTCGTAAAGCGCTGGGATGTGACTCCGGGAACAGGAGGTATCTGGGTCTCAGCATTAACGGATGACGAAACAGAAGCTCTTGGAGGTTCTCCTGCAGGCATCTTCGTGGTAAAGGATAAAAATGCCGGAACTATGAAAGCAGTAGTCCTCGGATTTGACTTTGACGTTGTCAATGCGAACTGTGGTGCAAAAGACACTGATCCGGGATGGGTCTCGAAATATTTAGCTGATCTCTGGCTTATGGATAAGGAAAATTGGGACACAGAAGGACTTGTTTCAGTAATTTCAGTAATGGATATCGATGCCGATACCCTGAGCGAAATGAAGCTGGCAGATAATAATCCTTATGTGGTTCTTGGGCTTCTTAATTCCACAGAGAGTACTCAGCCCTCGGAAAACTAA